Genomic DNA from Nicotiana tabacum cultivar K326 chromosome 21, ASM71507v2, whole genome shotgun sequence:
TAAAACTTCAGCTTTCTGTGACAACTGGACCAACTGGGATTTGAACAAAAGAAGTATTCAACTCATTTACTAAAATAGGTTTGTAAATATGGTTGGTCTTGAACATCCTAAAACCATGGGACATGGGAGGAGATAAAAATTTTGAGGAGCCTCTGACTTTCAATCGAATAAAGCTCTAAAGGCGTTCTTGAATGATACAAGTTTCAATTTGTAGTTTGgtaataaaattaaagtatttGTATATCAATAGAATACATTAAAGGATTATTGTATGGTAAACATCTCCCACGAGTCAAATTGAGTCACTGGACATTCCAATCCATTTTAAAACTGAGATATCTACCAATAGTATCAGAAGCCAGCATCAGTCCTCTTGCATCTTTTTTAAGGGAGGGGGCAGAAGCGCGGAACATATATGTACTTTTAACTTGGTCGTTGAAGCATGAAGTTTCGCCTCCACAGTCCCAGAACGACAAGCAAACTCTTCTCTGCAATAGTAACTACAGTTTTATCTGCTTCTTGGTAAATCAACCAGCCATTTAGGAAACATTTCTCTGCAACATTAGCCTCAGATTTACCTGTTTCTTTAATAAACCAGTCCGCAATTTTATAGAATATCATCCCAGAGAAAACACAGATCTTCATGAACCATTGCAAAAGCGAACTCCATTTGCAAAGGTTTGTCACCTGAAATATTACCACTTCTAAATTCAAATGTGAATAGTACAAAAGTTTACCACCTGCAGTCATAAAATTTCCCAATAATGAGACTACAAGTAGGAATCTAAACTCAGGTTGGGCATTGGCAATCTGAGATCTTTGGTTTTATGAAATTTAATTTAGAGAAGCAGATGCAATCCAGTGAGACGCTAAATTATAGAAAAGGACTTTACCTGGAAGCACGTAATAAAATAGGATTCCATCACCAACTGTCTAGCAGATAAGAGAGGCTCATAGATTAGAGGAATCCCAGCTGGCATAAACAGCTCCAATTAGTTTCTCATGCAGCTTAACGCCGGAGCAAACAACTATTCCCCTATCAAGACCTTCCAAGTATATCCCTCTAGAAAAATCAAGTGAGCGCCCTCCTGCATCGGTTACAACACCGCCAGCCTCTTGTACAAGGAGAACACCAGCTGCGTGGTCCCAAATCTTCTCTTTGTAACCAGCTCTTGCAAATTTCATGAAAATTTCAGCATCTCCCTGTGCTATGGCCGCATATTTTACCATGCTATAGACACGGAGGGGCTTATTTCTGCCAGTTGATATTAAAATGTTAGAAAACACTATTCACACAAAGCTTAAATAATATATCAacatgtatttatttttcttcttgagTAACATATTAACATATTTTTCTTATAAACAAGGGTAATGTGTTGACCCAAAAACACATTGGGAACAAGTCTATGAAGACGGAAGGAACTTAGTATTGCAGTTAATGAAAGACCTAGTCAACctgcaaatttaacttttggaAACTAAGTGAATTCTTGGAGACTGGCTCTAAACAGGCAATAGTTTACAGGAGACAGATTGTCAACAAACCTAAGCCCAACAGAGCAAGCAAGTCCAGCGATGAAGCTGTGATTTGAATTGGCTCTCTCGACTGGCTCACAAAAAGTTGCCAATGCGGCATCATCAATTGAAGAGACATGAATTTGTTTTGCAAAATTTGGCCACTCAAATTTCCTATCGCCATAAACCAGTGGCTGCACCCAAGCTTCACCAGTACCTTTCCTTGTGTACATCACACATCCTACTTCCAACACATGAGATGAGTGCATTGAAATATCTGATGCGATATGATTTTGCTTCTGGTTATTAAGCCGGTCCCTCTTCACATGGTAATTAGGACAACCTAGCACTCCCATTACAACTTCTCCATTATCAATCAATGCTAGTGCCACAGCATATTGACCTCCACGCACAAACCCCAATGTTCCATCAACCGGGTCAAGAACCCAATGCCTACCGACAGGACCGCCACTTGAACTGCAGCGACTAATAGCCCCAAGAACTTCTGAAGGCCCCAGGGCTTCATCAGGACTTTTTAGGCCATATTTGGAAGCTTCTGCTAAGCATTCGTTGACCGTGCTAATAACTTTACCCAACAGACCTGCTGAGTCAGATTTGGAGAGAGTTTGCACGTCTTCTTCAGCTATTATGGAGACATTTTCTCTGCCAAAAGCATCTGAAAGGATCCAGCTTACAGTTGCTTGCACACTCCAATCTATCCGTACAAACAAATCGAGGAAAACACTTAGCAGACATGGAGGCAATCTATGGATATTCTATAAAAAGTGAACATTTGAAAATATTAATGCAGAATTGCAGGTAGAAACAGTAAGAGAACTTCCACGTTGAATATGTTAAGGAGTAGAAACAAACAATCCAGACAAATATACACGTTATAGGTGTCAGGTTTCTGTTAAACACTATCAAAATCCAGTAACAACTCTAGAAAGCCTGAGCAAACAATCTAGAGATGCTGTTTCGCTCTCCTACAAAGTCATAATCGAGAGACATCAGACGCCGGAGTAGTTTTACTGGAAAATCAtccaaaattaaattattaagcaGCCAAAATAAAAACTAAAGCATCTGAATTTCTTCTATtcagtgaaagaaaaagaaaaaagctaCTCTGTTTCATTTCATGTGTtttagtttgactaggcacaaaGGTTAAGATTgtaaaaaagacttttgaatCTTGTAATCTTAAACTTAAGTGTGTATAACATACCAAAAATACACTTTGAATCTTTTGAtcttagacatgcaatgtcactgaACTTAAAGTAATTTTTAAGCATAAAGATCAGTTAATAAGTATAGAGCAGAAGACAACAGACTGAAGCTTTTGTCGAGTGAAGTTTTTGTGTCTGGTAAGAATCCCAATGGTGTGGTACAGCGGTCAATGAAGTGAAATGAAACCACAGGAGACAAGGTTCAGATCCCAGTAGAGGCAAAAAAGTCTAAGTGATTCTTTTTCATCTGCCTAAGTTTTCATAGGTACAGTTACTCACTATTTGTGCTGGTGGGAGGTAATGATTACCTGGTGAACAATAGAGGTGTGCGCCAGCTCCCCGAAAACCACCtttatataataattaaaaaaacaacAGAGAATCAAAGCTTCTTCTGTTAGACCCCTAAACCAAACATGTTGAAACTGACCAACAGTTCCCATGTCGAACTAACAATACTGTCAATTATCTGACCATCCAAGCATTTTCAATTTCCACGTGAAACCCACATCTCTGTAGTTAATGAAAAAAGAATAGGCAATCTTTTATATTATCTAAGGATATAACTTTAACCAATCTGAGGTCCGTTTCCACTTTCCAACTATTTTAAAGCATGTATTTGCCTCTGAAAAAGAAGTCTCTCCTTCAACaaattaagaacatcgtcacCGGACAAAGATACATTAAATTTTATCAGACCAACAGCAATGTAGCTCATGTGGTTAAGCTAGTATAAGGGGACATATAAATACACGGAACGTAAAGTCAAAATTATCTCAGAGTAATGAGTATTGAATCAAAGCTTCTTCTGTTTCTTATCTCATTCTTGTGCTACTTCTTACTTTCTCTTTGTTGCGTCAAAATTTAGAAGTAGCCAACCCTTCGTTTCCACATGATTCTCATTTGTAATCAGATGATTGACGTAGAGAAGGGAACTTTGCTTCTCCTATGGAGGTTCCCAAACTTATTCAAGAAAGCGTCCTGGCTAAGGAGTCACAAGTTAAATCTGTCCCTGGAAAGCGGACTAGACAACATTTGGCTAAGGTAGAAGCGACAAAAGTAGTATAAGGCATGCTGTAAATAATGCAAGTACAAGACTGAAAGACAAAGGATAATTGAACTGAAGTTGATTGACTGGTTCTGTGATGATTGCATTATATCCATCGTAGTGCAATATGTGCTATTTATACAAGAAGTCTTAACAGACTCAACAGACTATCCAATCATGTCATGAGTTCTATCCATAAAAACAAGGTACGATCTATGGAAGCGGCATGGCTTGTGACACATTCAGCCAACTCCTATTGCACGTTAATGGATCGTGTTGTAGATGGCATTACAcgtgaaattttctttttgtaatGAGTAACTGCAAGATTTGAACTCAAGATTTCTTTGTGCTCAGTCGAACTTAAATGTATAACCATTACATTTGAAAAAGGCAAAAACTATTAACTAGAAAAAATGTGTACTTTTATGTACACTTATTATATACTttatccgtttcaatttatgtgaacccatttaattggacacggagtttaagaaaagagagaagacttttgaatttgtggtgtaaaatgaggcacatatattttgtgtggctataaatcattgcataaaagtaaattgtttccaaatagggaaagaggtcattcttttttacacggactaaaaaggaaataggttcacgtaaattgaaacggagggagtatttaatatataaaatagGCGGATACCACTTAAAAATAATaaggaaaaaatattaatttgggAATAGAGGTAAAGCCCTTTAAACAACCACATTCCAAGACCCAACTGGCCGAACACATATACAAGTCCGAATTATGACAATAGGCCAACAATCTCTACGTAATCCCTGCATAGGCTTTGTTGACCAGGTCTTCATTGTGCTAAAAGACATAATCAAATGCAGTAATTTCTTGGCTTGTATAAAAGTAATTACAAGCTTCAAGCAGAATATGTCAGGCTAAGATACTCTTAACATGGTATTATATTGTCCGCTTTGGATCAAGCTCACACGGTTCCCACAAAGAGCCTCACACTACTAAGAGTACCGCATGGACCATCACCAAGATTTATGGACTTATATGGAGAGTCGATGTGTGTCATCCATCATCTGAGTGTTTATGGTCACCAAAGCCCACAAGCTTCTTCTTTTGTGTGCATATCCACATAACAGTAAAAGTAGTAAATCGGCTCGTAGATGGGCAAATATGTCAAGCCAGGTCGTTTTATGCATCACTATGTCATCTTTATACTCGTTTCACAGAACCATCAGCTCTAATACCACTAGTTGGGCTAGCAGGCCAGAAATGATACCACTAGTTGGGCTAGCAGGCCAGAAATGATAGATATTATCCGCTTTGGGTCAAGCCCGCATGATTTTTCTAAACTATTTAGTAGTAAGAGTTTGCCtacaccttatatgtagttttGTTTTCTTATCAACTTTCAATGTGGACTTTGTTCGCTCACTCTGCATAATTATCCGTGTAGCCTACTATGCATCGGATAATATCGGTTGACAAGACAAACATTACGTCTATCCCTTAATGGACAATGGCCCAATTGCGCGTCCAATTCAACTGACGACTCAAATTTCGGCATTAACACCCTTTTCCCACTATAACTTCAATCCTACTTCTAGCTCCCAGTACATGAGAAAGCAATAAAAAGAAAATGCCATATTCCAGGGTGTGCTTTCAACACCTAAAGAAAGCTGCTAAATTTCCAGTGAAACAAATGAGCAGTAGAGTCTAGCTCAAAGAGTTTCGCATTAAAAACCAAAATCATTACTTCCTTTGGGGCCGGGGAAGGGGTTCAAACCCCCattataaccaaaaaaaaaaaaaaaattaacacaaAAGCATTCTGCAGAAACCCAATacgagaaaaatgaagaaaaaacaaaaaagcaCCTGCAACAGTAACAAGAGAATCGTCATCCTTGGACTTAACATCATCATCAAAAGTGGCAGAGAGCAAACTCTTTTGCACCTTTTGACAGAGAGCACATGCCATATGCACAACCCTGACGGCCACATTTAACTCCTCCGAGTATTTCTCATTATTATCCATTTGATGACAATTCCAATAAATTTGGATCAGACCCAGATGGAgaaaaaatttcagaaaacaGAAATCCCACCTGTAGATTTGGGAAAGTGGGGGGTTGCTTTATATGGCATTGGTATTTGTTTTGGTTTCGTGAAAGTAAAATGAGAAGCACAGCCACGGTACTCCACAAAGTTGTCACTTGCCTTTCgcatcttctttttgtttttgttttttcctttttttctttttcttttttgactcGCCGCCTACCATCAAACACATATAAatctttttttaatataaattgaaTGTTAGTTTATTGATTTAAAGATTTATGTTTACAGAATGAATGTAGTCATCTTTAGGGTAATGTGCATAGTCTAAGGATAtataagatttcttttgattctttTCTTACTTAGCTTTTTTTAACTAGAGTTCCTTGCATATGTATATATACCTCCCACGTGCTGGAATAACACACAAGTTATTCTCCATGTCTTGcctattattttcttaaatttgacCATAAATCATCTCACTACTAgtaaaagaataattttaaagttaaattacttTTCAATATAAAACGAACATTCTTTTAgtacaaacaaagaaaaaagtaTAACTTAAAACAGAAAGAGTACATGCTGTTAGAGCAACTAAAGTTTAGAACTGTGATCCAAGGTTCAATCCTTCTTGGTATCGTTGCTTTGATCagattttgcatatttttacatattgttctctcatttcttttattttgaaggCTATTTGTGTGCGAAGCTTGTAGATTTGAGTTTTGCGATCCTTAGTTCTCGATTTAGATCGACTTGATCAGGAAATAATTTGGGCTTAGAAATGAGTTATAATAATGCTTCTGTGACTGAAATTTTCTAGCAACATCCAAAAGTACTGAATATAAATTGATTGGTTCAATTTATTTTTTTCGGTCGAAATGGAAATATTTTTACTCAGCCAGTATAAGCAATTTATAATTGCTAGTGCATCTGGACTCTAGAACTAGACCTCAAAACTAAATAAAAAACACTAACAACATTCAGATTGCGCAAATATTCTAGCGGCACTAatctatatctatttatattattataaaagcatgaatataatATTGGTTTACCAAAATAGCcttaaaatttaaatataataacttTTAAGGAAAGGTCATAACCGGAATTCCAACGTCGGTCCTCTAATCCTATTAGCCATAGGACAAATACATGAATACATCCAGTTGTCCCTAAACATAATATCAATTCCTCCTAGGAACACGTTATACTTCCTAAAATTCATATATTTGACAACCTCTacttatattgtccaaatcctaAACTAATACCAATAACTCTAGGAATCCATTCCTATTACAGATTTAATAATTTGAGAACTTATTATATTACTGAATCCATCCATTAGGAAAAAAGACTCAAGCACTTCTATAAAAGAAGCCACTATTTTGTATTCTCCATCATAAGCTTTTTGAGAAGTATATTACTCCATAACAAAATTCTGTATCAAAATGTATTATTTCTTCCACTTCGCTTATGTTTAAATCTTTTCCGCTTGGCTTAACTATTATATTGTTTAATCGTTACTCCTAATTCGCATTCTTTATATCTCTTTTGGATCTTTTCCAAGATGCACGTGTTTTTAGTTTTGTCCTGAAATAGTTAATGGTTTTGGTATAAAGCTTAAGTATTGATTCCTCTAAACAGGAACATAAGCATCTATGGTTAAGTGTCAGTCAATCGAAATATTAACAAAAGCTTTGGAGGTATAATGAGTATTGATGTATCGTTTGGTGAAAAGTAATAAGATTTGGAGGTAAATTTCATCAAGTGTTAtaagtagttccaaaatcgacaatAACGAAGATTGTAAATAGAGGTATGGTAAAAAGAATACTTCTAGCATCAAATAAAAAAGATTCAGCATTCATGACAAATATggaagagcgtataataagagaTTTGGCCTCCTTTCAAAATAATTGGTTGTCAATTACAGCAGTCATGGTAGTGCtagatttttttaataattttcatcactaaataaaaatataagttctCCAAAATACATTATGGCAACAACTATAAtaactagaaaaaataaatatgtcAATCAACTAGATGAGATATCGAttgtcaaattattttgtgaaagTAAAATCCTTCTTATTTTGACTCTATAAAAGATGATAGTAATACATACTAGAATATTTTAACGCAAGATGGCTTTTCATCACACATGTTTGTTGTCAtgttatttataaatttattatatatttaaaagACTAAAAGCTTCTCTGATCATTCCTATAGTAGAAAGCTACAACAAAACACAAGTTCTTATAATCCAATCTGTAAATGAATGCACACCACAATCTTCCTTACCCGCGttgtttatataaataattaaaatgcaATAGTGATAATAAAACAAACTCCTATATGGTATGAATTAGCTAAACAAGTGATATTTTATAAGATATAAGTTGCATGAATTTAACAATGTTTATTTTTAGTCGTGTCTATTGTATTGTACTTACTTTACTGTTTTATTTAATTTCATCTTTCTCCTCTTTGTTGGGTTGTTACGTATGAAATACGTACATAGAAACTAATATACTAATAAGCTGAATATTAATTTCCAGCAAACTCCAATTATCACTACTAGAAAATTGGCAAATTTCATCCAAGGCATTCCAACTGACTTTCGGTCGGAAATAAATACCGATCGAAATTGGTCTGAAACAAAGTAAAATGgtcaaaaaaatcaaataaaaaattgtaaataaaaataccgaccgatatcggtcggtttatgtgatgacccgataggtcatctttaaatttaataattatttttgtgttcttAAACCTCAAACAGCACCATTTAGcttttctcgacttgcgtgcgcagttcgtaaatttttcaaaaagtttttatatgaaaaattgattaaaatgtgaaatagtgctttaaaacttatttgagttgacttcgctcaatattttgagcaaacagacccggataagtactttgacagttccggtaagtccgtatcgtgatttgggacttgggcgtatgcctagaatttaatttggaggtccctaattTGAGTTATCGCCATTTGTTAAAAAttggaagtttgaaagcttataga
This window encodes:
- the LOC107765859 gene encoding 3',5'-bisphosphate nucleotidase AHL; protein product: MDNNEKYSEELNVAVRVVHMACALCQKVQKSLLSATFDDDVKSKDDDSLVTVADWSVQATVSWILSDAFGRENVSIIAEEDVQTLSKSDSAGLLGKVISTVNECLAEASKYGLKSPDEALGPSEVLGAISRCSSSGGPVGRHWVLDPVDGTLGFVRGGQYAVALALIDNGEVVMGVLGCPNYHVKRDRLNNQKQNHIASDISMHSSHVLEVGCVMYTRKGTGEAWVQPLVYGDRKFEWPNFAKQIHVSSIDDAALATFCEPVERANSNHSFIAGLACSVGLRNKPLRVYSMVKYAAIAQGDAEIFMKFARAGYKEKIWDHAAGVLLVQEAGGVVTDAGGRSLDFSRGIYLEGLDRGIVVCSGVKLHEKLIGAVYASWDSSNL